The following coding sequences lie in one Rothia sp. SD9660Na genomic window:
- a CDS encoding cytidine deaminase yields the protein MTAQDIDWDQLTAAATTALANSYSPYSNFAVGAAALTTDGRLITGANIENASYGITLCAECSLISELFRTGGGKLAAFACVDKDGNALMPCGRCRQLLYEHSAPGMLLRSTSGVLTIEQMLPDAFGPDRLAAP from the coding sequence ATGACTGCACAAGACATTGACTGGGATCAGCTCACCGCTGCCGCCACCACAGCCCTAGCGAACTCCTACTCGCCCTACTCCAACTTCGCGGTGGGGGCCGCGGCCCTAACCACCGACGGGCGCCTGATTACCGGCGCTAACATCGAAAACGCCTCCTACGGGATTACTCTCTGCGCCGAATGCTCGCTGATCTCTGAGCTCTTCCGCACCGGCGGCGGCAAGCTCGCAGCTTTCGCCTGTGTCGATAAGGACGGCAACGCCCTGATGCCTTGCGGCCGCTGCCGCCAGCTACTCTACGAACACAGCGCCCCCGGCATGCTCCTGCGCTCCACCAGTGGAGTGCTCACCATCGAGCAGATGCTGCCCGATGCCTTCGGCCCCGACCGCCTAGCTGCCCCCTAA
- a CDS encoding ABC transporter permease gives MSEHKPATPQVDPALAADTVVKTPPQDVPSPLVATEKPSTFARIAGGNIGLSIGAALAAFIVGGILIAFTDPATQKAAGYFFARPMDAISAGWSAATDAYMALLQGSIYNPNGKTFAQQIRPITETLTMATPLIFAGLAIALSFRAGLFNIGAQGQIILGAIVSGWVALNAGLPLPLMIPLVLIGGLIGGAIWGGIIGVLKAKTGAHEVILSIMMNYIAANLLTYLLKTPVLQREGSANPISDQVGANAIFPLILGPSFRLHLGFIVAVLAVIFVSWILNRSTIGFRLRAVGANPNAARTAGISVASGYIIVMALSGALAGLAGTAQVSGTEKVLSTGVAGSLGFDAITVALLGRSTPWGTFFAALLFGAFRAGGVSMQISTGTDIDIVLVLQALIVLFIAAPPLVRSLFRLPDPTGKPKKKKSAKKKAVEA, from the coding sequence ATGAGCGAGCATAAGCCCGCAACCCCGCAGGTAGACCCTGCCCTCGCTGCCGATACGGTAGTTAAAACCCCGCCCCAGGACGTCCCCTCCCCGCTGGTAGCTACCGAGAAGCCCTCCACCTTCGCTCGTATCGCAGGTGGGAATATTGGGCTCTCCATCGGTGCAGCTCTTGCCGCCTTTATCGTGGGTGGCATTCTCATCGCTTTCACCGACCCGGCAACCCAAAAAGCGGCAGGCTACTTCTTTGCTCGACCTATGGATGCCATCAGCGCCGGGTGGTCTGCAGCCACTGACGCCTACATGGCCCTGCTCCAGGGGTCTATCTACAACCCCAACGGCAAAACCTTTGCCCAGCAGATTCGACCCATTACCGAAACTCTGACCATGGCAACCCCCCTCATTTTCGCGGGTCTAGCTATCGCGCTCTCCTTCCGAGCTGGTCTCTTCAACATCGGTGCCCAGGGCCAGATTATCCTCGGTGCTATCGTCTCCGGCTGGGTAGCCCTCAATGCTGGGCTTCCCCTGCCCCTTATGATTCCCCTTGTCCTCATCGGTGGTCTGATCGGTGGTGCTATTTGGGGCGGCATCATCGGCGTTCTCAAGGCTAAGACAGGCGCCCACGAAGTCATCCTGTCCATCATGATGAACTACATCGCCGCTAACCTCCTGACCTACCTGCTTAAAACCCCCGTGCTGCAGCGCGAAGGGAGTGCAAACCCCATCTCAGATCAGGTCGGCGCTAACGCGATTTTCCCTCTGATTCTTGGCCCCTCCTTCCGCTTGCATCTGGGCTTCATCGTCGCTGTTCTAGCAGTTATCTTTGTGAGCTGGATCCTGAACCGCTCTACTATCGGCTTCCGCCTCCGAGCGGTCGGTGCAAACCCTAATGCTGCACGCACCGCAGGTATCTCTGTCGCCTCCGGGTACATCATCGTGATGGCTCTCTCCGGCGCCCTCGCAGGTCTTGCTGGTACCGCCCAGGTTTCCGGTACCGAAAAGGTTCTTAGCACCGGTGTTGCAGGCTCACTTGGCTTTGACGCTATCACCGTAGCCCTGCTCGGACGCTCTACCCCCTGGGGCACCTTCTTCGCGGCCCTGCTCTTCGGTGCCTTCCGTGCAGGTGGTGTCTCCATGCAGATCTCAACCGGAACCGACATCGACATCGTTCTGGTTCTTCAGGCTCTGATCGTTCTTTTCATCGCGGCGCCCCCGCTGGTTCGATCCCTGTTCCGCCTGCCTGACCCCACCGGCAAGCCCAAGAAAAAGAAGTCAGCTAAGAAGAAGGCCGTGGAGGCATAA
- a CDS encoding thymidine phosphorylase: protein MSTEAFDAVDIIRTKRDHGTLTNNQIDWVIDAYTRGVVADEQMSALAMAIFLNGMNREETARWTDAMIRSGERMDFSPIIGPGKKLATADKHSTGGVGDKITLPLAPLVAVYNVAVPQLSGRGLGHTGGTLDKLEAISGWQANISNEKTLDILGTVGAVISAAGAGLAPADKKLYALRDTTSTVEAIPLIASSIMSKKIAEGTDSLVLDVKVGSGAFMKDAVRARELAEVMVELGQGAGVKTSALLTNMDTPLGLAVGNANEVAESVEVLAGGGPADIVELTVELARVMLKNSGIDADPAKALADGRAMDKWREMISAQGGDPDAALPEARETHTVYADASGTLTRLDALAVGVASWRLGAGRARKEDDVQLAAGINLHAKPGDAVTAGQPLMTLMTDTPERFERALESLKDAWTIGGDYTPTDLILDRINA, encoded by the coding sequence TTGAGCACTGAAGCTTTCGACGCCGTAGACATTATCCGCACCAAACGCGACCACGGAACCCTCACCAACAATCAAATCGACTGGGTCATCGACGCCTACACCCGCGGCGTCGTAGCCGACGAGCAGATGAGCGCCCTGGCCATGGCTATCTTCCTCAACGGCATGAACCGCGAAGAAACCGCCCGCTGGACCGATGCCATGATCCGCTCCGGCGAACGTATGGACTTCTCACCCATCATCGGCCCCGGTAAAAAACTCGCCACCGCAGATAAGCACTCCACCGGCGGCGTCGGCGACAAAATCACCCTGCCCCTGGCCCCGCTGGTTGCCGTCTATAACGTGGCCGTACCCCAGCTCTCAGGCCGCGGCCTGGGCCATACTGGCGGCACCCTCGACAAGCTCGAAGCCATCTCCGGCTGGCAGGCCAATATCTCTAATGAAAAGACTCTCGACATTCTCGGTACCGTTGGCGCTGTTATCTCAGCGGCAGGCGCGGGTCTCGCCCCCGCCGACAAGAAGCTTTATGCTCTGCGCGACACCACCTCCACTGTCGAGGCAATCCCGCTCATTGCATCGTCCATTATGAGCAAGAAAATTGCCGAGGGCACCGACTCCCTGGTGCTCGACGTCAAGGTCGGCTCCGGTGCCTTTATGAAGGACGCCGTGCGCGCCCGTGAGCTGGCAGAGGTCATGGTTGAGCTGGGTCAGGGAGCCGGTGTAAAAACCAGTGCCCTGCTGACCAACATGGATACCCCGCTGGGGCTGGCCGTTGGCAACGCCAATGAAGTAGCTGAATCTGTTGAGGTTCTCGCCGGTGGCGGACCTGCCGATATCGTTGAACTGACCGTCGAACTGGCCCGCGTCATGCTCAAAAACTCCGGTATCGACGCCGACCCGGCCAAGGCCCTTGCGGACGGTCGCGCTATGGATAAGTGGCGCGAGATGATTTCCGCCCAGGGCGGTGACCCCGATGCAGCCCTGCCCGAAGCCCGCGAGACCCACACCGTCTACGCTGATGCCAGCGGCACCCTAACCCGCCTGGACGCTCTGGCAGTGGGCGTGGCCTCCTGGCGTCTGGGCGCAGGACGAGCCCGTAAAGAAGACGACGTGCAGCTAGCAGCGGGCATTAACCTGCACGCCAAGCCCGGCGATGCCGTCACCGCAGGTCAGCCCCTCATGACCCTGATGACCGACACCCCTGAACGCTTTGAACGAGCCCTGGAATCCCTCAAGGACGCCTGGACTATCGGAGGCGATTACACCCCCACCGACCTGATTCTGGATAGAATCAACGCTTAA
- a CDS encoding ABC transporter permease yields the protein MSVIATPETTASTSDERLVVKNWKNPIIYGVLAVLGTLLIALRAPKSTISLGISDGVSWFSAEPLQINPQVYGWVASIAMLAVAGYALVTTNAGKTIGRWVAPLFWIAFASGLVVWAIGSTERASLSLVSLLTGAVALSIPMIFGSMGGLLCERSGIVNIAIEGQLLLGAFSAVIVGSMTGSPWAGLIAAMVGGMLVSALLALFSIKYLVDQVIVGVVVNVLVSGLTGFLFARVLEPNASTLNSAPKLPAFAVPGLSEIPVLGPVLFNQNVLVYLMYIVVAVIWFALNKTRWGLRTRAVGEHPKAADTLGVNVNRLRATNVLLAGAVAGMGGAFFTLVSVSSFNSDMTAGQGYIALAALIFGRWTPIGALSAALLFGFSLNLQFVLSILGTSVPTELLAMLPYLVTIFAVAGLVGRSRGPAAVGKPYIKE from the coding sequence ATGAGCGTCATCGCAACTCCTGAAACCACTGCCAGCACTTCAGATGAAAGGCTGGTCGTCAAAAACTGGAAGAACCCCATCATCTACGGGGTACTTGCAGTACTCGGAACCCTGCTCATTGCCCTGCGCGCCCCCAAGAGCACCATCAGCCTGGGCATCTCGGACGGCGTCAGCTGGTTCTCCGCCGAACCCCTCCAAATCAACCCCCAGGTCTACGGCTGGGTAGCCTCCATCGCCATGCTCGCTGTAGCAGGCTATGCTCTGGTCACCACCAACGCCGGCAAAACTATCGGCCGCTGGGTAGCGCCCCTCTTCTGGATTGCCTTTGCCAGCGGCCTGGTGGTTTGGGCCATCGGGTCCACCGAACGAGCCTCACTCTCCCTAGTTTCCCTGCTCACTGGTGCAGTGGCCCTCTCTATCCCCATGATCTTTGGTTCCATGGGCGGTCTGCTCTGTGAGCGTTCTGGCATCGTCAACATCGCCATCGAAGGCCAGCTCCTGCTGGGAGCCTTCTCAGCAGTCATCGTCGGCTCCATGACTGGCAGCCCCTGGGCAGGTCTCATCGCAGCCATGGTCGGTGGCATGCTCGTCTCAGCCCTGCTGGCCCTCTTCTCTATCAAGTACCTGGTCGACCAGGTCATCGTGGGTGTCGTGGTCAACGTTCTGGTCTCAGGCCTCACCGGCTTCCTCTTCGCACGTGTTCTTGAGCCCAACGCGTCCACCCTCAACTCCGCGCCCAAGCTGCCGGCCTTCGCCGTCCCCGGCCTCTCCGAGATCCCTGTTCTGGGCCCCGTCCTCTTCAACCAGAACGTACTGGTCTACCTCATGTACATCGTGGTAGCCGTCATCTGGTTTGCCCTTAATAAGACCCGCTGGGGCCTGCGTACCCGCGCCGTCGGTGAGCATCCCAAGGCGGCCGATACCCTGGGCGTTAACGTCAACCGCCTGCGTGCCACCAACGTCCTGCTCGCAGGTGCTGTAGCCGGTATGGGCGGAGCCTTCTTCACCCTGGTTTCCGTATCCTCCTTCAACTCCGATATGACCGCCGGTCAGGGCTACATCGCCCTCGCCGCCCTCATCTTCGGTCGCTGGACCCCTATCGGAGCCCTCTCCGCCGCCCTCCTCTTCGGCTTCTCCCTCAACCTACAGTTCGTCCTCTCCATCCTGGGCACCAGCGTGCCCACCGAACTGCTCGCCATGCTGCCCTACCTGGTCACCATCTTCGCGGTAGCCGGTCTGGTCGGGCGCTCCCGCGGCCCCGCCGCAGTGGGCAAGCCCTACATCAAGGAGTAG